The following proteins are co-located in the Polymorphospora rubra genome:
- the fmt gene encoding methionyl-tRNA formyltransferase, producing MRLVFAGTPAVAVPALDAIAASGHELVAVVTRPDAPAGRGRRLVRSPVGAWADERGIEVLTPARPREPEFLDRLRELAPDVVPVVAYGALVPQVALDIPAQGWINLHFSLLPAWRGAAPVQHAVLHGDELTGASVFQLEAGLDTGPVFGTLTDEIRPADTSGDLLERLAVSGAGLLVAVLDAIASGAARAEPQPADGVSLAPKLTAEDAEVRWTDPAFAVDRRVRACTPAPGAWTTFRSDRVKLGPVRPVANGPDLKPGELLVERGQVLAGTATTPVALGEVRAAGKKAMPATDWARGVRVEAGERFA from the coding sequence TTGCGCCTCGTCTTCGCCGGTACGCCGGCCGTCGCCGTACCCGCTCTCGACGCGATCGCCGCCAGCGGCCACGAACTGGTGGCCGTGGTGACCCGCCCCGACGCCCCGGCCGGCCGGGGCCGCCGGCTGGTCCGCTCGCCCGTCGGCGCCTGGGCCGACGAGCGCGGCATCGAGGTGTTGACGCCCGCCCGACCGCGCGAGCCGGAGTTCCTCGACCGGCTGCGAGAACTCGCGCCCGACGTGGTGCCGGTTGTCGCGTACGGCGCGCTCGTGCCGCAGGTGGCACTGGACATCCCGGCGCAGGGCTGGATCAACCTGCACTTCTCGCTTCTGCCGGCCTGGCGCGGCGCGGCGCCCGTGCAGCACGCGGTGCTGCACGGCGACGAACTGACCGGCGCCAGCGTCTTCCAGTTGGAGGCCGGCCTCGACACCGGCCCGGTCTTCGGCACGCTCACCGACGAGATCCGGCCCGCTGACACCTCCGGCGACCTGCTGGAGCGGCTCGCCGTCTCCGGCGCCGGGCTGCTGGTCGCGGTGCTCGACGCGATCGCCTCCGGGGCGGCGCGGGCCGAGCCGCAGCCCGCCGACGGCGTCAGCCTGGCCCCGAAGCTGACCGCCGAGGACGCCGAGGTCCGCTGGACCGACCCGGCGTTCGCCGTCGACCGGCGCGTGCGGGCCTGCACGCCGGCGCCCGGCGCGTGGACCACGTTCCGGTCCGACCGGGTCAAGCTCGGCCCGGTGCGCCCGGTGGCGAACGGCCCCGACCTCAAGCCCGGCGAGCTGCTGGTCGAGCGCGGCCAGGTGCTGGCCGGCACGGCCACCACCCCGGTCGCGCTCGGTGAGGTCCGCGCCGCCGGAAAGAAGGCGATGCCGGCCACCGACTGGGCACGTGGCGTACGCGTCGAGGCGGGGGAGCGGTTCGCGTGA